A portion of the Malania oleifera isolate guangnan ecotype guangnan chromosome 3, ASM2987363v1, whole genome shotgun sequence genome contains these proteins:
- the LOC131150165 gene encoding primary amine oxidase 1-like — MAISFLVLGIIVLQCSFSASDFLHPLDPLNATEINQIRFLVQNNTALCSLPNLTFHFVDIEGPNKDDVLEWLSSNTNGTSLPPRRAKVVLRAAGQTLELILDLAAGSLISHSVYTRHGFPPFTFDELSRAIKLAESFPHFQQSIAKRGLDMAQVTCVPLTVGWYGEVVTGRIVKVVAFYRGGTSNIFARSIAGISMLVDVESMKITQYADTSIVPLPGAEGTEYQPSVKKPELCPCPIGIGITIEGNMVKWANWNLHVGFNARAGLIISTASVLDEQRKQFRQVLYRGHVSETFVPYMDPTSEWYYRTFMDMGEYGFGRCASSLMPLTDCPEHAVFKDGIMAGAVGQVEVVPNAICIFERYSGNIAWRHTEIGVPGKLITRVEPEVTLVVRMVSTIGNYDYILDWEFKQSGCIKVGVSLTGTLELKATPYTDVNQIKQEVYGNLIANNSVGVNHDHFFTYHLDLDIDGQENSFIQSKLQIQKVKKGWGTTRRKSYWKTFPEIVETEADAKFQIGLEPAELLVVNPNQETLLGNQVGYQFMPGPSVTALMSDDDYPQIRAAYTKYQLWVTPYNESERWAAGFYVDRSQGDDGLTTWTSRNRSVVNKDIVLWYTVAFHHNPSQEDYPVMPTLQGGFELRPKNFFERNPMLKQQ; from the exons ATGGCCATTTCGTTCCTAGTTCTAGGCATAATAGTCCTACAATGCAGCTTCTCTGCCAGTGATTTCCTTCATCCCCTGGACCCTCTCAATGCAACTGAAATAAATCAAATAAGGTTCCTAGTCCAAAACAACACCGCCCTCTGCTCCCTCCCCAATCTCACCTTCCATTTTGTGGACATTGAAGGACCGAATAAGGATGATGTTCTTGAATGGCTATCTTCCAACACAAATGGAACTTCTCTTCCCCCCCGACGTGCTAAGGTTGTGCTTCGAGCTGCCGGGCAGACCCTCGAGCTCATCTTGGACTTAGCAGCTGGTTCCTTAATCTCCCACAGCGTCTATACCCGTCACGGGTTTCCTCCATTCACATTTGATGAGCTTTCCCGAGCTATCAAGCTTGCAGAAAGCTTTCCCCACTTTCAACAATCAATAGCAAAAAGAGGCCTGGATATGGCTCAAGTTACTTGTGTTCCACTCACTGTTGGGTGGTACGGTGAAGTTGTGACAGGCAGAATTGTGAAAGTTGTAGCCTTCTACAGAGGAGGAACTAGCAATATCTTTGCCAGATCCATTgcaggaataagcatgctagttGACGTAGAGTCCATGAAAATTACACAATATGCTGATACTTCCATAGTACCCTTGCCAGGAGCTGAGGGGACTGAATACCAGCCATCAGTGAAGAAGCCCGAATTGTGCCCTTGTCCTATTGGAATAGGGATCACCATCGAAGGCAACATGGTAAAATGGGCTAATTGGAACCTTCATGTAGGTTTTAATGCCAGGGCAGGCTTGATCATATCGACAGCATCAGTGTTGGATGAGCAGAGAAAGCAGTTCAGGCAGGTGCTTTATAGAGGGCATGTGTCTGAGACTTTTGTTCCATATATGGATCCTACCAGTGAGTGGTATTACAGAACTTTTATGGATATGGGGGAGTACGGGTTCGGGAGATGTGCATCCAGCCTCATGCCACTGACTGACTGTCCCGAGCATGCTGTTTTCAAGGATGGGATTATGGCTGGTGCCGTGGGGCAGGTGGAGGTGGTCCCCAATGCAATCTGCATTTTTGAGCGCTATTCGGGCAACATTGCGTGGCGACATACTGAAATTGGGGTTCCTGGAAAACTG ATCACAAGAGTGGAGCCAGAAGTGACTTTGGTTGTTAGGATGGTATCAACAATTGGAAATTATGACTATATTCTTGATTGGGAGTTCAAGCAAAGTGGTTGCATCAAAGTTGGG GTGAGTCTAACAGGTACTTTAGAGCTGAAGGCCACACCATACACCGATGTCAATCAGATAAAACAAGAAGTTTATGGCAACTTGATTGCGAACAACAGCGTTGGGGTTAACCACGACCACTTCTTTACATACCACCTCGACCTTGACATCGATGGCCAGGAGAACTCATTCATCCAATCAAAGTTACAAATCCAGAAGGTGAAGAAAGGCTGGGGTACTACTCGCAGGAAGAGTTACTGGAAAACCTTTCCAGAAATAGTGGAAACTGAAGCTGATGCTAAATTTCAGATTGGCCTGGAGCCAGCAGAATTGTTAGTAGTGAACCCCAATCAGGAGACACTGCTCGGAAATCAAGTAGGTTACCAGTTCATGCCTGGACCATCAGTTACTGCCCTGATGTCAGACGATGATTACCCACAAATCCGGGCTGCCTATACCAAGTACCAGTTATGGGTGACTCCCTATAACGAGTCGGAGAGGTGGGCTGCAGGGTTCTATGTTGATAGGAGCCAAGGAGACGATGGCTTAACCACTTGGACTTCCAG GAACAGATCAGTTGTCAACAAAGATATAGTCCTATGGTACACCGTAGCGTTCCATCACAATCCCTCCCAGGAAGATTATCCAGTGATGCCAACTCTACAAGGAGGATTCGAGTTGAGaccaaaaaatttctttgaaaggAATCCAATGCTTAAACAACAATAG